The genomic segment AATTCTTTTGCAACATCAAGCACACCATCATGGCCATCAAGCTCAAAATGAAAATCAAGTGTTCTCTGGAACCACTGCTCATTATCTCGGCCTAGATGGCTCTTCTAGTGGGTGGTCTGAGCAGCACCACACACCAGAAATCAACCGATTCCAAAGAAATTTGGTGGCTTGGAATGCAGCTGGCGGCGGCGGCGGAGGTGGAGGATTCTTCTTCAACACATCACTACCACCGCTACAGACGATGTCGCCATCGCCACTTATACAGCCGTTTTTCGGCCAAAACCAGTTTTTTTCACAGAGGGGACCCCTTCAGTCCAGTAACATGCCTTCAGTTCGTGCTTGGATAGACCCAGCAATCACTCCTGATCATCATGAACAACAAATTCCACAAATTTATCATCAGCAAACTGCAATATCAGGCATTGGATTCACTGCCTCAGGTGGTGAGTTCTATGGGTTTAGAGTTCCAGCACGAATTCAAGGCGAAGATGAGGAGCACGACGGCATTCACAACAAGCCGTCCTCTGCTTCCTCTGATTCTCGCCATTGATCGAGCAAAAACGTCAAAAATTTCACCTTTACCAGGTGCTACCATAAGAACCCATTTCTCAATTTCATATATGCTATCCATATAATGtcatcattttttcattttagctcGTTCTTGCAGGACTTGATCATTGTTTAAGAGAGACTAATACGGTGctaagaagatatttcaaagaCTGGCCTGGTGACTTGAAGATGAATCAATGGCAAATACCGTgggaagagagagagatctgAGTGGATGTTTCAGGTTTTTCGATCCCCGGTCTGTTTAGTTTCTATCAGATGTTTATTAGTATTACTTTCTAGCTGTTGTTTTAGCTTCCATGTGTGGGAGGGCTTTGATACCTCAGCTTTGCTTCGAACTTTTGTTGGATTGGCTGTGTGTTTATGTGGCTACACTTTTTGTATGTCATGGATGCTTGGTTGTATTTGATTCCATTTCTAGAATTGCTGATAGAAGCAGAACTACTTTGATTTGATGAATGGTTTCATGTTTTCCCCAACTAGAGCAGACCTGATAGGCATAATCTGTTATCCTTTCAATGATTTTCTGTAAAACAGGCAACCTCAGATCAGCAAACATAGACTTTTTGCAGTAGCATTTTCCCCTTGCTCAATACTATATCCTGTTCTTTTGAACTGCTTATAACTAGTGTCAAAGAATGGGAGCAACACGACACGGGCTACTTCCTCTGTTTGGACATggtcgatttttttttccatgtagatgagagagagagtttcCCTTTGTGATTGTTTTTGTCTGTTGCTTTTCTGCCTTTTGATGCCTCAACAACTTCCTTAAATCTGcaaaaagaattgaaagaatAAACCCATCTTTAACATCTCTTTCGTTGCTTGGATTTTCGGGAGCATCGAACAATGAGTCATTTTCCATCAACAGTAGAAGCTGTTTGCAATGGAATAGAATAGGAAGCTGGAAAAGAAATGGAGACTTTATGTCTGTTGAGTGGAGAATTGTGTTTTCTAGTGTCATTTACTCCATACTTTCTGTTTTACTAGCCTTTTTAGTATGATTTGACCAGACTTGTTTCTGAAAGTAAAACATAGAGTTCATCATATAAGAGGAAGCAAAACAAAGATAGATCTCGGAAACCTCGTTTTCTTCATAGCAGAAAAAACAGTGTAGTTATCTGAATTCCCTTATTTAGCCAACCTGAAAGAGATCCAGGTGTTATTGGAGGATCTATTTGATCTTAGGTTGTagatgtgggatttgaaatacAAGTCCTCCAGTCCTGGATGATACATTTGCATCAAGATCAGGCTGTGAGGAGGAATCCAAAGGTCGTGGCCTGCCATTCTTGGTGTAATCAATGATTCCTAAGCTTAGATAAATTTAGAAGGTAGAACAAGTGGTGTGGGGCTACGCTGTGTACGTACACATATGCCGGatgatgtatttgtttttgtttttgagttaaaaaaatgcttttgaatttgttttttaaattagttttgatattctaatattaaaaataaatttataaaaaaaatattatttttatactttttaatataaaaaatattttaaaaaataaccagaaTAACAATTTCATACACTATTAAATAATGGGATGAACACAGCAAAGCTCAATTATGGAAGAATACACATAATGGCATGAACACAGCAAGGCTCAATTATGGAAGAATACACAGTGGATACCACTAAAAATGCGATACTTTGCCATCTGTCTTCGGTCCCCTACCCTGTAAATCTCAGTCCCTCAAAAAAATCTCTTCAGCCTagctgggttttttttattttttggcacCCGGggaaaaaccaaaatatattaaagtgaAACACTTGGATTCAATGGAGATGGTGACATTTTGCTTTCTGCTGGTTACTAGCTAGTGTTCTTTATACTGGAATTGATAATTACTACTGCAAAGGCAAGGTACGGCCATAAGCGTAATTCTACACCAAATTCCCTTCTTTTACCTCGTTGAAAGCTAATGACATAGGGTGGCTGGCGGGGATACCGGTACGCATGAGGTGAACATGCTGAATAGCGCCTTAGTAAACTAagatttacaagaaaaatacagATTTATTGGGGTTGGGAATGCAAGATCTTGTTGGGATGTACTTGTTCTTGTCTAGCTATACAACTAACAATGGATTGGTGTGGTAATTGATGCATAATGGACACATGAGCTAGCTCAAAGTGCGAAGCTCTTCTAGTTGCCTGCTGATTTaagaacattaattaatttcacgGTTAAAATGCGTCCTTCCTCGGTGGTTTCGAGCTCCATGCCCATGTTACTTCTTTTCGAGGCAAGAAAATGAAGCCTCTTGTCATTACCGAACAAGCCAAATTTGCTCGATGAATCTTTTTAGTTACTAAGATAATTTACTTAATAATAACTGTAagcaaaaatatgtttattttacaCGCTGCATGCCAATCTCACACCAACCCcgaaaataaacaatacagaGACACAGGATCAAGAAGGGAGCATCACGAAGGTCAACTTGGAATCAGCAGATGAGACGAGCCGGCTGTAGAACTGGCAACCTGGGCAGCTTGACAATCCACAGCTGGGCTAGGCAACATTTTAGATTTAGCAGTCACCTTCCCATTTGACAAAGCAGGTTTGGTTGGAAGTGTCGTTTTGCTCTCTTGCTTTGGATGAGCTTTCTTGAGGTTATGAAGCTCAGCATGAACCCTAATCTCCCATGGCCGAGCAGCAATCCAGCGCTCCTTCCAGCTCCAGCCCCAGTTTTCTTTGCCAAGGCTGTAATAGGCCTGGCCTAGATATTGGGTAGGGTTGGCTCTCCACTGTAAATCATTCACATTAAGCTCACACGTTTACCTCCATCTGAACCAGAGACTACAGGAAATAAATATGTTAACAGTTAATGGACCTGATGAGAGAAGGCATATGCCATGGCTCGTTCACGCTTCACTGCTGCTTCTTCTCTTTGCTGGATCCTGGAAAGGATTTCCTCCATGGTATCGGAGCCACCGCACCACTCCACCTGGTCAACAAAGTCAAAGCTAAGCAAACAATTGTGGACAGTGGATCTTAAATTCGTGCAATAATTTAGAGGTCCGGGCTTACAACCACATTCCATATAAAATACATAATGGTAGGACGCCATTAAATTCTTCCTTTGGGAACATCGCTTCTGGGGAACCATATATGGTTAATTGcccttttccttccttttcttttttttttcttgggagcTAACCACTTTGAATGCATTTAATTTCTCTCAGAGCATGTATCTGTACAAACCTTATGCAATTCTTCCTTttcatgaaatattatttgaaacaCAATTCCAAACTACAAGGAAAGTAGCTGCTGACTTCCTTTTCTCTTGAATCCttgtaaatttcttttataactGTCCACTGGGAAAGTAGTGATGCATGAAAAGGTCAGATCAATGCATAATTAAATTCTGCCACTTAACTAGAAGACATTTCCCACTTGGacgaatttcattttttttccaaatagcTCAATCTCACAGAGAAAAAAGCCAACAGCTACCAGTCCACAAAGAATGGGTCAGGCTCATTCATTACTCATCAagaattattttgtattataaataaaaacatcttttaacaaaaaaaaaagagttcattTTCTTGGAATTATGCAATAAATTAGCATAGACACTCGCTTCAATGCGGTGGAAAAATCTTCAACAAAATTTAGGGGGAACCCACGATCTGTGTTGGTTGACAGGTCAGGTGCCTCTTAAAATTGGCAACATTCGAGTATATTTTTCTGTGACATAATTTTCTGTACTATTTCATTTTGTAACAGTGATTAGTACCTCAATCTCTTGAAGTTTGGCCTCGAGTTTCAACtggttttctaatttcttttgcTTGATACGGCCTTCGGTGACCATATGGTGCCGGCGGGCTCTAATCTGTGCCTGTATGTTGCTCCATGAATGAATATGGCTTAAGGTGCTTGAAGCTTGCTTTTGAGTGTCATGACCATGAATCAGCACATTAAACCTCACGGCGCCCTTAAGACGGTGCATTGCTTTTCTTGCCTGAAAACGAGAAAAGCAAGCCATTACTACTTCACAGAAAGTACAACTTCTATAATGGTTGGATTGGCTATAAGCTCAAGAGAGCAAGCAAGTAGATTGCTTGAAATTCCATCAGCgttgacaaaaaaaagtttctatCCTTCCTTTATGGCCTCTTTGGTCCCCACCCCCCTCTAGGCTACTTCACTTCCTCCCGCAGACCACCAAATCTCCctgacaaataagaaaatctATGTTGTCCGCCCTAGGAGCGTAAAttaccataaatattttttaaattatttaaaaatatataaaaataattttttagttttttaaaatttatttttaacattatcacatctaaaaatattaaaatgaaaacttaattttttttaaaaaatttaataaaaaaacaggttaaacctcaaaaaaatcactaaaaaaaagacaactggATACCATAATATTGAAATCGATCTGCTGGGGAAAGGACtggcaaataaaatgaaatcccAAAATTATGTTGGCTAAATCAATGAAACATGGTGAACCTCACagaaatgaataaattattctgacacaattattttaaataagaaatatagACATCTCATGTTGGTATGAGGTTTCTAGACATGCATGCACGATGGAGAAAAAGGTACAAGGTTCTAAAAGGGTAAAGAGTCACACAACTCAACGCATTGAAAAAAGAGCATCCTACATGATAAGGTATGTTTGGCTAGTTTGATTATCGAGCAGTGATGAGGAACTATGAGATTGGTACGAATCCCATTGCACCTGTCCACAAAAGGGAGGAGAGTGAGTGAATGTTCGTTCTGAAGTTATCACTCTCCGTTTCTTCAACTCTAAATCAAATTCTTCATCCATTAAATGCAGGAGGAGATTTCAGCTTCCAAAATGAAGCTACTGCCATAAGCAGCTGTCCTGTAAAGAAGGCAGAAACGAAACTGGCAGTCGCTGCCAtgttcttgattttcttcttatCATAATCAAAGGGTTGATTCATGggtccaaaaaaataaaaaatgaatgctccttctatatatatatatatatatatatatatatgtatgtatgtataatcACACCGTTGAAATGTACCTTGTATGCCCGAAAAGCATCTTGAATCCTGACAGCAGCTATATATTCAGCAGACAATCCAGGAGCAACATGAATATTGCTCTCCAAATCACCATTGGCAAGATTACTTGATTCTCCATGGGTGGGTGAGCTCTCCTTTGACCCGTTTGCCTTTTCTGTAGCCGAATGTACCTGTCTCACAGAGATGCAGGAACAGAttacaaaaagaaacaacagCTCCTGTCTTACCAGAAGGAATCATCTGAATCCAGAGTATTTTCACCTTTACTTTCTTTGATCCATCTTTCTTCGCCTTTCTCGTTCTTATAATTGACTTCAACCAGTTCCCTGAGCCCATTGGTATAGATCAGCTTAATTATTTCTAGCAGATTAAGCGTGCGTATGTATATAGAAAATCAAGAACATCCCTCCATTTCAAATGATTAGTTCAGCAAACTTAATCAACGTACACAAAGCAGAATCAATGATTAGCAAATCAACTACAGATTTCATTAATATAAGCCAGAATAAACAAGTACACTAGAACATAGCTATCATCAATCATTGATAAGTTGATGCTGACATGAACACATGATCTTGTTTATGAGAGAAAATAACTAGACGTATGTAGTGGCAAACATACCAGAGAAGAGACAacccatgtttgtttttatggggGGTTCAAAGAGAGAAGCAACACATTCTTCGTTGGATTGGGTTGTGGAGATCAATATTGGGACTCCAAGTATTAATTAAGAAGTAGAAGTTGAAGTGCAATGCAAGAAACAGGTGGAAAGGGGATGGGTGCtatcttctcttctccttcaaCTGACTGCTCAACCAAACTGAAACTGGTGTTTCATCTTTTGGAAGGTCAACAGTCAAATACATTAAAACGACTGCGCAATCAGGTGTCCCACGGAGCACCTAACCTAACTGGATTTCACCGATCATTAGTCCCGAGGTTTTAGACCATGTTTGTAAACACAGTGCAgactgtaattttttaaattttaaattgtttttatagattaatcttaaaaataatttttaaaaaataaaaaaatattatttttttatacaacacTTTGAACcgcaatattattaaaacaacaagtttagggaaatcaaaatataatacaGAAGCGATGGTCCCGGCGGGGCTCGAACCCGCGACCTTCGGCTCATAAGACCAACGCTCTAACCAACTGAGCTACGGGACCCTGTTTTTCTTTAGGTGACACTATATGTAATATGTATAAATAAGAACAACTCGTTGG from the Populus nigra chromosome 1, ddPopNigr1.1, whole genome shotgun sequence genome contains:
- the LOC133678239 gene encoding protein IQ-DOMAIN 10-like, yielding MGCLFSGNWLKSIIRTRKAKKDGSKKVKVHSATEKANGSKESSPTHGESSNLANGDLESNIHVAPGLSAEYIAAVRIQDAFRAYKARKAMHRLKGAVRFNVLIHGHDTQKQASSTLSHIHSWSNIQAQIRARRHHMVTEGRIKQKKLENQLKLEAKLQEIEVEWCGGSDTMEEILSRIQQREEAAVKRERAMAYAFSHQWRANPTQYLGQAYYSLGKENWGWSWKERWIAARPWEIRVHAELHNLKKAHPKQESKTTLPTKPALSNGKVTAKSKMLPSPAVDCQAAQVASSTAGSSHLLIPS